One Acinetobacter colistiniresistens DNA segment encodes these proteins:
- a CDS encoding copper resistance protein NlpE — MKKSIIAISLASIFLVACNKAETPKTDEQTPPAMSTESSSEVVDSAHTAENSLDWNGTYKGVLPCADCEGIETQLQLNLDKTYTLKETYLGKGDGKAFESKGKFTFDSKNTSVIELDKAGDGRKYFVAEGYLKALDTEGKEITGELAEKYELQKQDQ; from the coding sequence ATGAAAAAATCAATTATCGCCATTTCTTTAGCTTCTATTTTTTTAGTCGCATGTAATAAAGCAGAAACCCCTAAAACTGATGAACAAACCCCACCTGCAATGAGCACGGAAAGCAGCTCAGAAGTTGTAGATAGCGCACATACCGCAGAAAACTCATTAGACTGGAATGGCACATATAAAGGCGTTCTTCCTTGTGCAGATTGCGAAGGTATTGAAACCCAACTTCAACTCAATTTGGATAAAACCTACACACTCAAAGAAACCTATCTTGGTAAAGGTGATGGAAAAGCATTTGAAAGCAAAGGTAAATTTACTTTTGACAGCAAAAACACCTCTGTTATTGAGCTCGATAAAGCGGGTGATGGCCGCAAATACTTTGTTGCTGAAGGCTACTTGAAAGCCCTCGATACAGAAGGCAAAGAAATTACTGGCGAACTGGCTGAAAAATACGAGCTACAGAAACAAGACCAATAA
- a CDS encoding KpsF/GutQ family sugar-phosphate isomerase: MSQAIDFQKSALETLRVEQQAIEVLAAQVDERFDVACEILLQCKGRVVITGMGKSGHIGRKMAATFASTGTPSFFMHPGEAGHGDLGMLVRGDVLIAISNSGKSDEIMMLMPLIKHLGVPLITISRDDKGPMPQTADVALTLGEADEACPLGLAPTSSTTATLVLGDALAVALLEARGFTADDFARSHPAGALGKRLLLHVKHLMHTGIELPKVRPDTPMNKVLYEISDKRLGLTTIVDENDTLLGIFTDGDLRRMIDQQQGFDVNLPVSAVMTKKPLTISQEARAVKALEKMHEKKVNQFVVVDEANKVIGVIAMHDLIQAGVN; this comes from the coding sequence ATGTCACAAGCCATAGATTTCCAAAAAAGTGCATTAGAAACTTTGCGTGTCGAACAACAAGCAATTGAAGTTCTTGCTGCACAGGTTGATGAGCGTTTTGATGTTGCATGTGAAATACTTTTGCAATGCAAGGGACGTGTCGTCATTACAGGTATGGGCAAGTCTGGTCATATTGGTCGTAAAATGGCGGCTACCTTTGCATCGACGGGAACGCCCTCTTTCTTTATGCATCCAGGTGAGGCGGGTCATGGCGATCTGGGCATGCTGGTACGTGGAGATGTACTCATCGCAATTTCTAACTCGGGCAAGAGTGATGAAATTATGATGTTGATGCCACTCATCAAGCATTTAGGGGTGCCACTAATTACGATTAGTCGTGATGATAAAGGCCCAATGCCACAAACGGCTGATGTGGCATTAACTTTGGGTGAGGCCGATGAGGCATGTCCTTTAGGCTTGGCACCAACTTCAAGTACTACTGCGACACTGGTGTTGGGTGATGCTTTAGCGGTTGCTTTATTGGAAGCACGCGGCTTCACTGCCGATGACTTTGCACGTTCGCACCCTGCAGGTGCATTAGGTAAACGCTTGCTTTTACATGTGAAACATTTGATGCATACAGGGATTGAGCTACCAAAAGTTCGCCCTGATACGCCGATGAATAAGGTGTTGTATGAAATTTCAGATAAGCGTCTGGGTTTAACCACGATTGTTGACGAAAATGATACATTATTAGGTATTTTTACGGACGGTGATTTACGTCGCATGATTGATCAACAACAAGGTTTTGATGTGAACTTGCCTGTTTCGGCTGTAATGACTAAAAAACCACTGACGATTTCTCAGGAGGCTCGTGCGGTCAAAGCATTGGAAAAAATGCATGAGAAAAAAGTGAATCAATTTGTGGTCGTTGATGAAGCCAATAAGGTCATTGGTGTGATTGCTATGCATGACCTTATTCAGGCTGGAGTAAATTAA
- the cysS gene encoding cysteine--tRNA ligase produces the protein MQPFVLYNSEQRKKVEFVPRKEGQIDMYVCGMTVYDYCHIGHARVMVAFDYIIRFLRSQGWKVRYIRNITDIDDKIIARANENGESIQQLTARFIQAMNEDAANLGCAEPDEAPKATEYIDQMQNMIGTLVDKGAAYPAANGDVYFEVSKFNNYGRLSGRKLDDMQAGASERVDVEVEKKHPFDFVLWKHAKENEPAWASPWGNGRPGWHIECSAMSTCCLGNHFDIHGGGSDLMFPHHENEIVQSEASTGEQYVNYWMHVGFINVDGEKMSKSLGNFFTIRDVMEKFHPEVIRYFIVSSHYRSPVNFSDVALKEAKTALSRFYHSFKAYQQVYGQKTVETLEQGFVERFNNAMCDDFNTAEAMAVLFELNKELNRAVKEEQAEQATMLYSTLRHLTNILGLVQHDVDEFLKSDIGQEALKLSDTEIENFIQQRVDAKKAKDFAKADGIRQSLLDQGVVLEDTRQGTIWRRAD, from the coding sequence ATGCAACCTTTTGTTCTATATAACTCTGAGCAACGTAAAAAAGTTGAATTTGTCCCACGTAAAGAAGGTCAAATCGATATGTATGTCTGTGGCATGACAGTCTATGACTACTGTCATATCGGACACGCTCGGGTTATGGTTGCATTCGACTACATCATTCGCTTCCTGCGTAGCCAAGGCTGGAAAGTTCGTTATATCCGCAATATTACCGATATTGACGACAAAATCATTGCACGTGCCAATGAAAATGGTGAAAGCATCCAGCAACTCACAGCTCGCTTTATTCAAGCCATGAATGAAGATGCAGCAAATTTAGGTTGTGCTGAACCTGATGAAGCACCAAAAGCCACCGAATATATTGATCAAATGCAAAATATGATCGGTACATTGGTTGATAAAGGAGCTGCATACCCTGCTGCCAATGGCGATGTTTATTTTGAAGTCAGCAAGTTCAATAACTATGGCCGTCTGTCAGGCCGTAAATTGGATGATATGCAAGCAGGTGCATCTGAACGTGTCGATGTTGAAGTTGAAAAGAAGCATCCTTTTGACTTTGTACTCTGGAAACACGCCAAAGAAAATGAACCTGCTTGGGCTTCACCTTGGGGTAACGGTCGTCCAGGTTGGCATATCGAATGTTCAGCAATGTCAACCTGCTGCCTCGGCAACCACTTTGATATTCATGGTGGTGGTTCAGACCTGATGTTCCCGCATCATGAAAATGAAATCGTACAAAGTGAGGCTTCAACGGGCGAACAATATGTAAACTACTGGATGCATGTTGGCTTCATCAATGTAGATGGTGAGAAAATGTCTAAGTCTTTAGGCAACTTCTTTACCATTCGCGATGTGATGGAGAAATTCCACCCTGAAGTGATTCGCTACTTCATTGTGTCATCACACTACCGTAGCCCGGTTAACTTCTCTGATGTGGCTCTAAAAGAAGCAAAAACAGCACTCAGCCGTTTCTATCATTCGTTTAAAGCCTATCAACAGGTGTACGGTCAAAAAACGGTTGAGACGCTAGAACAGGGCTTTGTTGAACGCTTTAACAATGCCATGTGTGATGACTTTAATACTGCTGAAGCAATGGCGGTACTATTTGAACTGAATAAAGAACTAAATCGTGCAGTGAAAGAAGAGCAAGCAGAACAAGCAACAATGCTTTACTCTACCCTACGCCACTTAACGAACATTCTTGGTTTAGTTCAACATGATGTGGATGAATTCCTTAAGTCAGATATTGGTCAAGAAGCACTTAAACTGTCTGATACTGAAATTGAAAACTTCATTCAACAACGAGTCGATGCAAAAAAAGCCAAAGACTTTGCGAAAGCCGATGGCATTCGCCAGTCTTTATTGGATCAAGGTGTAGTTTTGGAGGATACCCGTCAAGGTACAATTTGGCGACGTGCTGATTAA
- the lptC gene encoding LPS export ABC transporter periplasmic protein LptC, giving the protein MDTKVLYVVAVAVAAVSGGYYYYSGKAKKLDVDSAKNMTYSAQGVHLTQTDEKGNLYIRAEVKQLQQNMQSKTSQLDQLNATMYKQGKPDATFYAKQANGFDDNSKVILQGDVVATKLSDQGKMEFYTDELTGYPKTRELETQHQVTVQSPSAEFVSQGLKANLNNGQYEFYKIRGKYAPSS; this is encoded by the coding sequence ATGGATACCAAAGTTTTATATGTTGTCGCTGTTGCGGTCGCTGCTGTGAGCGGTGGCTATTACTATTATAGTGGCAAAGCAAAAAAGCTGGATGTTGATTCAGCAAAGAATATGACTTATTCAGCACAAGGTGTTCATTTAACGCAAACAGATGAAAAGGGGAATCTGTATATTCGGGCTGAAGTTAAACAGCTACAACAGAATATGCAATCAAAAACTTCTCAGCTTGATCAACTGAATGCGACGATGTACAAACAGGGTAAGCCTGATGCAACATTTTATGCCAAACAAGCAAATGGCTTTGATGATAATAGTAAAGTCATCTTGCAGGGCGATGTCGTTGCAACAAAATTGTCTGATCAAGGTAAAATGGAGTTCTACACTGATGAACTCACAGGTTACCCAAAAACAAGAGAACTCGAAACACAACATCAAGTCACGGTTCAATCACCATCTGCTGAGTTCGTGAGTCAGGGTTTAAAGGCTAATTTAAATAATGGTCAATATGAATTTTATAAAATTCGAGGAAAGTATGCGCCAAGCTCTTAA
- a CDS encoding KdsC family phosphatase, with protein MASYALQEQARHLQALVLDVDGILSDGFVTLTNSGDEIKSFDIRDGLGMKLVQKAGMKVIIITGRKSNIVEKRMSDLGVDLVFQGREDKGAALREACAQLGLLPEDCIYMGDDWPDLSAFAIAGMKVTVPNGHEEVRRRANLVTQAMGGRGAVREVCDMLLMAKGVYQELLEKYLAVPH; from the coding sequence ATGGCATCTTATGCTTTACAAGAACAAGCGCGTCATTTGCAGGCACTTGTACTTGATGTAGATGGAATTTTAAGTGATGGTTTTGTCACACTAACCAATTCCGGCGATGAAATTAAATCATTTGATATTCGTGATGGCTTGGGGATGAAGCTTGTCCAGAAAGCGGGTATGAAAGTGATTATCATCACAGGGCGTAAAAGTAACATCGTTGAAAAACGGATGTCTGATCTGGGTGTCGATTTGGTTTTTCAGGGCCGTGAAGATAAAGGCGCTGCATTACGTGAAGCTTGTGCTCAATTAGGACTCTTGCCCGAAGATTGTATCTATATGGGAGATGACTGGCCTGATTTGTCTGCATTCGCTATTGCAGGCATGAAAGTCACTGTACCAAATGGGCATGAAGAAGTGCGCCGTCGTGCCAATCTGGTTACTCAGGCGATGGGTGGCCGTGGTGCTGTACGTGAAGTGTGCGATATGTTATTGATGGCAAAAGGTGTTTACCAAGAACTGCTTGAAAAATATCTTGCTGTACCACATTAA
- a CDS encoding purine-cytosine permease family protein: MSSLDEKEKHQFIESRSIDFIPEHERHGSIFGQFTLWFGANLQITAIVTGALAVVLGGDVFWSVIGLLIGQCFGAIVMALHAAQGPKLGLPQMISSRVQFGVYGACIPIFLVCLMYIGFTATGEVLAGKAIAQLINVSSTTGILIYAAFIVIFATIGYRLIHWVGKVASVIGIIAFVIILSQILTHSNFAALIAVQKFSWPSFLLAISLSASWQISFGPYVADYSRYLPSNTSSTRVFLAVGLGSVLSSQISMTLGVFIAQIAQGGFVGNEVQYVVGMNTAALIITFLYFSIAFGKVTLSTLNAYGCFMCIATIWNSFKPHSQISKMTRLSIVLAMVAISTLIAILGEHTFLNTFKAFILFLLTFFIPWSAINLVDYYFISKEECDVAALYDPDGEYGRWNPIGIGCYVMGVLLQLPFIHSKVYTGAIATMLGGVDISWLVGLLATAIIYYYFAKKAQIRVSHPIGHE, encoded by the coding sequence ATGAGCTCATTGGATGAGAAAGAAAAACATCAGTTTATTGAAAGCCGCAGTATTGATTTCATTCCAGAACATGAAAGGCATGGCAGCATATTTGGTCAATTCACATTGTGGTTTGGTGCCAACTTGCAAATTACTGCAATCGTTACAGGTGCCTTAGCTGTTGTACTTGGTGGCGATGTATTTTGGTCAGTTATTGGTTTATTGATTGGGCAATGCTTCGGTGCCATCGTCATGGCCTTACATGCCGCACAAGGTCCTAAACTGGGTCTTCCCCAAATGATTTCCAGCCGCGTCCAGTTCGGTGTTTATGGAGCCTGTATTCCAATCTTCTTAGTTTGTTTAATGTACATCGGATTTACTGCCACAGGTGAGGTTTTGGCGGGTAAAGCCATCGCACAATTGATCAATGTAAGCAGCACAACAGGAATTTTAATTTACGCAGCTTTTATTGTGATCTTTGCAACCATTGGTTATCGTCTAATCCACTGGGTCGGGAAAGTTGCCAGTGTCATTGGCATCATTGCCTTTGTGATTATTTTAAGCCAAATTTTGACTCATTCAAATTTTGCAGCGTTAATTGCCGTTCAAAAATTTAGCTGGCCATCCTTTTTATTAGCGATCTCACTGTCAGCCTCTTGGCAAATTTCATTTGGTCCTTATGTTGCTGATTATTCCCGATATTTACCCTCAAACACCTCTTCCACACGTGTCTTCTTGGCAGTCGGTTTAGGCTCTGTACTCAGTTCCCAAATTTCGATGACTTTAGGCGTATTCATTGCACAGATTGCTCAAGGCGGATTTGTCGGAAATGAAGTGCAATATGTCGTCGGCATGAATACGGCTGCTCTTATTATTACCTTTTTATATTTCAGTATTGCCTTTGGCAAAGTCACCCTGTCAACGCTGAATGCTTATGGGTGTTTTATGTGCATTGCAACGATTTGGAATAGTTTCAAACCTCATTCTCAAATTTCAAAAATGACGCGTTTATCTATCGTGCTTGCGATGGTTGCCATTTCTACACTCATCGCGATTCTTGGTGAACATACTTTTTTAAATACCTTCAAGGCCTTTATTCTGTTCTTGCTCACCTTTTTTATTCCTTGGAGCGCCATCAACCTCGTGGACTACTATTTCATTTCTAAAGAAGAATGTGATGTTGCCGCGTTATACGATCCAGATGGGGAATATGGTCGTTGGAACCCTATTGGTATTGGTTGTTATGTCATGGGAGTACTGTTACAACTCCCCTTTATTCACAGTAAAGTTTACACGGGTGCAATCGCGACCATGCTAGGTGGAGTCGATATCTCCTGGTTAGTCGGTCTCTTGGCAACGGCTATCATTTATTATTATTTTGCAAAAAAGGCACAAATTCGAGTATCGCACCCCATCGGCCATGAATAA
- the lptB gene encoding LPS export ABC transporter ATP-binding protein, protein MEQSGQQPQTLCIKHLAKNYSKRWVVKDVSFTMQSGQIVGLLGPNGAGKTTSFYMVVGLVRMDKGEIHLDNLDLSDLAMHERARKGIGYLPQEASIFRKLTIAENIMAILETRKDLNKQQRQQRLNELLSDFKINHIKDSLGMSVSGGERRRAEIARALAADPKFMLLDEPFAGVDPISVGDIKDIIQTLKDRGIGVLITDHNVRETLAICEKAYIVSEGSVIAEGTPQEILDNEQVRKVYLGDDFVV, encoded by the coding sequence ATGGAACAGTCGGGACAACAACCACAAACGCTTTGTATTAAGCACTTAGCTAAAAATTATAGTAAACGTTGGGTTGTAAAAGATGTATCTTTTACAATGCAAAGTGGACAAATTGTGGGCTTGCTTGGGCCGAATGGTGCAGGTAAAACCACGAGTTTCTATATGGTGGTCGGGCTTGTTCGTATGGACAAAGGGGAGATCCATCTCGATAATCTTGATTTATCTGATCTCGCAATGCACGAGCGTGCGCGTAAAGGGATTGGCTATTTACCACAGGAAGCCTCTATTTTTAGAAAGCTCACGATTGCTGAAAATATCATGGCAATTTTGGAAACCCGCAAAGACTTAAATAAACAGCAGCGTCAGCAACGTTTAAATGAATTATTGAGCGATTTTAAAATCAATCACATTAAAGATTCATTGGGAATGAGCGTTTCTGGTGGTGAACGTCGCCGTGCTGAAATTGCACGTGCCTTGGCTGCAGATCCTAAGTTTATGCTTTTGGATGAACCTTTTGCTGGCGTTGATCCAATCTCTGTTGGTGATATTAAAGATATTATTCAGACGCTCAAAGATCGGGGGATTGGAGTACTCATTACTGATCATAATGTTCGTGAAACGTTAGCGATTTGCGAGAAAGCCTATATCGTGAGTGAAGGTTCTGTGATTGCTGAAGGCACACCGCAAGAAATCTTAGACAATGAACAAGTGCGTAAAGTATATTTAGGTGACGATTTTGTTGTTTAA
- the tsf gene encoding translation elongation factor Ts, whose product MTAVTASMVKELRDRTGLAMMECKKALTEAGGDIELAIDNLRKSGQAKAAKKAGNIAADGAITIIQNGNKAILVEVNCQTDFVAKDENFKNFSDKVAAAALAANETDAAKIAELKLEDGATVEEARVALVQKIGENIQVRRAQIVEGENLAVYKHGLKIGVVVSYTGDADTGKGIAMHVAAFNPVAVNAEAVPADLIAKEKEIAEAKALESGKPANIVEKMVTGSVEKYLNEVALDRQMYVIDNDKKVADVLKATGTVVAQFVRFEVGEGIEKKAEMSFAEEVAAAQAAAK is encoded by the coding sequence ATGACTGCAGTTACTGCGAGCATGGTAAAAGAATTACGTGACCGTACTGGTCTTGCAATGATGGAATGCAAAAAAGCATTAACAGAAGCAGGCGGTGACATCGAACTTGCGATTGATAACCTTCGTAAATCAGGTCAAGCAAAAGCTGCTAAAAAAGCAGGCAACATTGCTGCTGATGGTGCGATCACTATTATTCAAAACGGTAACAAAGCAATTCTTGTTGAAGTTAACTGTCAAACTGACTTCGTTGCTAAAGACGAAAACTTCAAAAACTTCTCTGATAAAGTTGCTGCTGCTGCACTTGCTGCAAACGAAACTGATGCTGCGAAAATTGCTGAACTTAAGCTTGAAGACGGTGCGACTGTTGAAGAAGCTCGTGTTGCATTGGTTCAAAAAATCGGTGAAAACATTCAAGTTCGTCGTGCTCAAATCGTTGAAGGCGAAAACTTGGCTGTTTACAAACACGGTTTAAAAATCGGTGTTGTTGTTTCTTACACAGGTGATGCTGACACTGGTAAAGGTATTGCAATGCACGTTGCTGCGTTCAACCCAGTTGCTGTAAATGCTGAAGCTGTTCCAGCTGACTTGATCGCTAAAGAGAAAGAAATTGCTGAAGCGAAAGCGTTAGAATCTGGTAAGCCTGCGAACATCGTTGAGAAAATGGTAACGGGTTCAGTTGAAAAATACTTGAACGAAGTTGCTCTTGATCGTCAAATGTATGTAATCGACAATGACAAGAAAGTTGCTGATGTATTAAAAGCGACTGGTACTGTTGTAGCTCAATTCGTTCGTTTCGAAGTGGGTGAAGGTATTGAGAAGAAAGCTGAAATGAGCTTTGCAGAAGAAGTTGCTGCTGCTCAAGCTGCTGCGAAGTAA
- the lptA gene encoding lipopolysaccharide transport periplasmic protein LptA produces the protein MRQALNSKSRSAFLKQATCAALVALSSAASFALPSDRNQQLSLVADRATYNDKTGITTYTGNVVIEQGTMKLQADSLVANLNSKKEIQIITAKGQPAKFQQQMDTNKGLARGEAQTIVYNADTGIITLTGKAYLYQDGSSIRGNSLKYSMNKGDVEAQGSSTNRVQIIIPPSSSKSFPGARD, from the coding sequence ATGCGCCAAGCTCTTAATTCTAAATCTCGTTCTGCTTTCCTTAAACAAGCAACTTGTGCTGCTCTTGTTGCACTTTCTTCTGCTGCTAGCTTTGCTTTGCCATCAGATCGGAATCAACAACTTTCTTTGGTTGCTGATCGTGCTACCTATAATGATAAAACGGGTATAACAACCTATACTGGCAATGTTGTTATTGAGCAAGGGACAATGAAGCTTCAAGCTGATTCTCTTGTTGCAAATTTAAATAGCAAGAAAGAGATTCAAATTATCACGGCTAAAGGACAACCTGCAAAATTTCAACAGCAAATGGATACTAACAAAGGTTTAGCGCGTGGTGAAGCACAGACGATTGTCTATAATGCTGATACAGGAATCATTACCTTAACTGGCAAAGCATATCTGTATCAAGATGGCTCGAGTATTCGTGGTAATAGCTTAAAATACAGCATGAACAAAGGGGACGTTGAGGCTCAAGGTTCTTCGACCAATCGGGTACAAATTATTATTCCACCTTCTAGTTCAAAAAGTTTCCCAGGGGCGCGTGATTAA